One Nocardia iowensis DNA window includes the following coding sequences:
- a CDS encoding alpha-(1->6)-mannopyranosyltransferase A, producing MASPETRAAEATLTDITGHAPNTAAKRESATTEPHGARSWMRTAAVFLRSPEGHAALLGFYGAILITFGGFGAGSTRKRDPILEALHLSWLRFGHGYALSTIVIWIGVLLMITAWVRLGRTTIGTGDRLDAGVTLNELRVIVGIWITPLLFAVPMFSQDVYSYLAQGALLRDGYDPYVDGPIRNPGVLLDNVSPVWKTTTAPYGPIFLLLGHGITSITGDNVVAGTIAMRLVMLPGLALMMWAVPYLTKHLGGKPTVALWLAVLNPLVLIHLFGGVHNEMLMVGLMCAGIALVLERHHVAGIVVVAIGVAIKATAGIALPFLVWIWMLHEREKRAAQRAGRDPANLPESERPHDAAESTEDMPHPALMFAKIAGLGLSVFALVFVAASAIAGVGIGWLTALSGSKKIINWLSLPTIMMHAIGWVTPFDSGKVLNVTRALCAVALVAVLVWAWWRFRHSEREAVFGILIAFVAIVILSPAALPWYYSWPLALAAGFALSTTTLMVLVGLCTWLMLVFQPDGSIGLYNFWHVAAATFAAVVAAMSLRKVDPLRLRSTPPSIDPATHARP from the coding sequence ATGGCATCCCCCGAAACGCGTGCCGCAGAGGCCACATTGACAGATATCACCGGCCACGCACCGAACACCGCGGCGAAGCGCGAATCGGCCACCACCGAGCCCCATGGTGCGCGGTCGTGGATGCGCACCGCCGCCGTGTTCCTGCGCAGCCCGGAAGGGCATGCCGCGCTGCTCGGTTTCTACGGCGCGATCCTGATCACTTTCGGTGGTTTCGGCGCGGGCAGCACCCGGAAGCGGGATCCGATCCTCGAGGCGTTGCACCTGTCCTGGCTACGGTTCGGCCACGGGTACGCGCTGTCGACCATCGTCATCTGGATCGGCGTACTCCTGATGATCACCGCGTGGGTGCGGCTGGGCCGCACCACGATCGGCACGGGCGATCGGCTGGATGCCGGTGTGACGCTGAACGAGCTGCGCGTGATCGTCGGCATCTGGATCACCCCGCTGCTGTTCGCGGTGCCGATGTTCAGCCAGGACGTCTATTCGTATCTGGCGCAGGGCGCGCTGCTGCGGGACGGTTACGACCCCTACGTCGACGGACCCATCAGGAACCCGGGTGTACTGCTCGACAATGTGAGCCCGGTGTGGAAGACCACCACCGCGCCGTACGGCCCGATCTTCCTGCTGCTCGGTCATGGCATCACCAGCATCACCGGCGACAATGTGGTCGCGGGCACCATCGCGATGCGGTTGGTGATGCTGCCCGGCCTGGCGCTGATGATGTGGGCGGTGCCCTATCTGACCAAGCACCTCGGCGGCAAGCCGACGGTCGCGCTGTGGTTGGCCGTGCTCAACCCGTTGGTGCTGATCCACCTGTTCGGCGGCGTGCACAACGAGATGCTGATGGTCGGGCTGATGTGCGCGGGCATCGCGCTGGTACTGGAACGCCACCACGTCGCGGGCATCGTGGTGGTCGCCATCGGCGTCGCGATCAAGGCGACGGCAGGCATCGCGCTGCCGTTCCTGGTGTGGATCTGGATGCTGCACGAACGCGAGAAGCGCGCCGCCCAACGAGCCGGGCGCGACCCGGCGAACCTGCCGGAAAGCGAACGTCCGCACGATGCCGCCGAGTCGACCGAGGACATGCCGCACCCCGCGCTGATGTTCGCCAAGATCGCCGGGCTCGGGCTCAGCGTGTTCGCACTGGTCTTCGTGGCCGCCTCGGCCATCGCAGGCGTCGGCATCGGCTGGTTGACCGCGCTGTCCGGGTCGAAGAAGATTATCAACTGGCTCTCACTGCCGACGATCATGATGCATGCGATCGGCTGGGTGACTCCGTTCGATTCGGGCAAGGTACTCAACGTGACCAGGGCGCTGTGCGCGGTAGCGCTGGTGGCTGTGCTGGTATGGGCTTGGTGGCGGTTCCGGCACAGTGAGCGCGAGGCGGTCTTCGGGATCCTGATCGCGTTCGTCGCGATCGTCATCCTCTCCCCTGCCGCGCTGCCCTGGTACTACTCGTGGCCGCTGGCGCTGGCCGCCGGGTTCGCGCTCTCCACCACGACATTGATGGTGTTAGTGGGCTTGTGTACCTGGCTGATGCTGGTGTTCCAGCCGGACGGCTCGATCGGCCTGTACAACTTCTGGCACGTGGCCGCCGCGACCTTCGCCGCCGTGGTGGCGGCGATGTCGCTGCGCAAGGTGGACCCGCTGCGGTTGCGGAGCACCCCGCCGAGCATCGACCCGGCCACACACGCTCGACCATGA
- the crtI gene encoding phytoene desaturase family protein produces MPGQARRGAARPVKTVAGPTDRIVVVGAGLAGLSAALYLTGAGRKVTLLERADHPGGRVGRYQGPDYEIDSGATVLTLPELITDALAAVGRTPETCKPALRIHQLAPSYHAKFADGATIRVFADPEAMAEEIALACGPDQARGYRRLRDWLARIYAAEFTDFMDTNFDSPLDMIRVPEKRRALAALLRLGGFGKLGPRVGRFLDDPRLARLFTFQALYAGLPPAEALAVYGAIPHMDTSLGVYFPEGGMRAIAEAMAEAFTAAGGTLELGTEVTGVHYARRRAERVRTADGRRFDCDALVLTVDLGSIDRFGVRRRRGLRAAPSAVVAHGTVPAEIARTWPVQAHHTIEFGEAWDQTFAEIAGRRGRLMSDPSLLLTRPALTDPGLYITRADGQHEPFSLLAPCPNLDAAPLDWPRIGPAYLRELLGVLEVRGYRGIAAHFTVDHLDTPQTWRDQGMLAGTPFSAAHLFRQTGPFRTRNFPRTSDNVVIAGCGTTPGVGVPTTLLSGKLAATRITGDMRPARDETPRTSGIVFPATP; encoded by the coding sequence ATGCCCGGTCAAGCCAGGCGCGGCGCCGCCCGTCCGGTGAAAACCGTTGCCGGACCGACGGATCGCATCGTCGTGGTCGGTGCCGGACTGGCGGGGCTGTCCGCCGCGCTGTATCTCACCGGTGCGGGGCGCAAGGTCACGCTGCTCGAGCGGGCCGATCATCCGGGTGGGCGGGTCGGTCGCTACCAGGGCCCGGATTACGAGATCGATTCCGGCGCAACCGTGTTGACGCTGCCCGAACTGATCACCGACGCCTTGGCCGCGGTCGGCCGGACGCCGGAGACGTGCAAGCCCGCCCTTCGCATCCATCAGCTGGCCCCCAGCTATCACGCGAAATTCGCCGACGGCGCCACCATCCGCGTGTTCGCCGACCCCGAAGCCATGGCCGAGGAGATCGCGCTGGCCTGCGGACCGGACCAGGCACGCGGCTACCGGCGGCTGCGGGACTGGCTGGCGCGGATCTACGCGGCGGAATTCACCGATTTCATGGACACCAACTTCGATTCGCCGCTGGACATGATCCGGGTGCCCGAAAAGCGAAGGGCGCTGGCGGCTTTGCTGCGGCTCGGCGGATTCGGCAAGCTCGGCCCCCGGGTCGGGCGGTTCCTCGACGATCCGCGGCTGGCCCGGCTGTTCACCTTCCAGGCGCTCTACGCGGGCCTGCCGCCCGCCGAGGCGCTCGCGGTGTACGGTGCGATCCCGCACATGGACACCTCGCTCGGCGTCTACTTCCCCGAGGGCGGCATGCGGGCCATCGCGGAGGCCATGGCCGAGGCGTTCACGGCGGCGGGCGGCACGCTGGAGCTGGGCACCGAGGTGACCGGGGTGCACTACGCGAGGCGGCGCGCCGAACGAGTACGCACCGCGGACGGGCGCCGGTTCGACTGCGACGCACTGGTACTGACCGTCGACCTCGGGTCCATCGATCGGTTCGGCGTGCGTCGGCGCCGTGGCCTGCGGGCCGCACCCTCGGCGGTCGTCGCGCATGGCACGGTGCCTGCCGAGATCGCGCGGACCTGGCCCGTCCAGGCGCACCACACCATCGAATTCGGCGAGGCGTGGGACCAGACGTTCGCCGAGATCGCGGGCCGGCGGGGCCGGTTGATGAGCGACCCGTCGCTGTTGCTGACCCGCCCCGCGCTCACCGACCCCGGCCTCTACATCACCCGCGCCGACGGACAGCACGAACCGTTTTCCTTGCTCGCCCCCTGCCCCAATCTCGACGCCGCCCCCTTGGATTGGCCCCGCATCGGCCCCGCCTATCTGCGCGAACTCTTGGGTGTGCTGGAAGTTCGCGGCTATCGCGGCATCGCCGCGCATTTCACCGTCGACCATCTCGATACCCCGCAAACCTGGCGGGATCAGGGCATGCTTGCCGGTACTCCGTTCTCCGCGGCCCACCTCTTCCGGCAGACCGGACCATTCCGCACGCGCAATTTTCCGCGCACCAGCGACAACGTAGTTATCGCCGGTTGTGGCACCACCCCGGGGGTCGGCGTGCCGACGACGCTGCTGTCCGGAAAACTGGCGGCAACCCGCATTACCGGTGATATGCGTCCCGCTCGAGATGAAACCCCGCGTACCAGCGGGATAGTGTTCCCTGCGACGCCGTAA
- a CDS encoding polyprenyl synthetase family protein — protein sequence MEAPLSAGPGTQTPHRTSAAELIAPQPGTPAFVAAVEGALTSFFASRRRTVEELGPVFVEAADALQLFVLRGGKRTRPAFAWTGWLGAGGDADSAEADAVLTACSALELVQACALIHDDIIDSSRTRRRFPTVHVDFEQRHRDRGWAGDAAHFGASVAILVGDLALAWADDMVHASGLDPAAIARFAPVWAGMRTEVLGGQLLDINGEAGGDESVEAALRINRYKTAAYTVERPLHLGAAIADADADLVDAYRTFGTDIGIAFQLRDDLLGVFGDPAVTGKPSGDDLREGKRTVLLAEALRRADQTDPAAAKLLRTSIGTDLGPDEVARLRAVLTELGAVDEVERRITELTDAGLAAIETSAATPGAKEQLRAMALAATKRAA from the coding sequence TTGGAGGCTCCCCTGTCCGCCGGACCCGGTACCCAGACGCCTCACCGCACCTCGGCGGCCGAGCTGATCGCACCGCAGCCGGGCACCCCGGCCTTTGTCGCCGCCGTTGAAGGCGCGCTGACCAGCTTCTTCGCTTCCCGCCGCCGGACCGTCGAGGAGCTGGGACCGGTCTTCGTCGAGGCCGCCGACGCATTGCAGCTGTTCGTGCTGCGCGGCGGCAAGCGCACCAGGCCCGCGTTCGCCTGGACCGGCTGGCTCGGTGCGGGCGGCGATGCCGACAGCGCGGAAGCCGACGCGGTGCTCACCGCGTGCTCGGCGCTGGAGCTCGTCCAAGCGTGCGCACTGATCCACGACGACATCATCGATTCCTCGCGCACCCGCCGCCGCTTCCCCACCGTGCACGTCGACTTCGAACAGCGCCACCGCGACCGCGGCTGGGCGGGTGACGCCGCGCACTTCGGCGCCAGCGTCGCGATCCTGGTCGGCGACCTGGCGCTGGCCTGGGCCGACGACATGGTGCACGCCTCCGGGCTCGACCCGGCGGCCATCGCGCGGTTCGCGCCGGTGTGGGCGGGCATGCGCACCGAGGTGCTCGGCGGCCAGCTGCTCGACATCAACGGCGAGGCGGGCGGCGACGAATCGGTCGAGGCCGCGCTGCGGATCAACCGGTACAAGACCGCCGCCTACACCGTCGAACGCCCGCTGCACCTCGGCGCGGCCATCGCCGACGCCGACGCGGACCTGGTCGACGCCTACCGCACGTTCGGCACCGATATCGGCATCGCCTTCCAACTGCGCGACGACCTGCTCGGCGTGTTCGGCGATCCCGCCGTCACCGGCAAACCGTCCGGCGACGACCTGCGCGAAGGCAAGCGCACCGTGCTGCTCGCCGAGGCGCTGCGGCGCGCCGACCAGACCGATCCGGCCGCGGCGAAGCTGCTGCGCACCAGCATCGGCACCGACCTCGGTCCGGACGAGGTGGCGCGGTTGCGCGCGGTGCTCACCGAACTGGGCGCGGTGGACGAGGTGGAGCGCCGGATCACCGAGCTCACCGACGCGGGACTGGCCGCCATCGAAACCAGCGCCGCGACCCCGGGCGCGAAGGAGCAGTTACGCGCCATGGCCTTGGCGGCGACCAAACGCGCCGCGTGA
- a CDS encoding methylenetetrahydrofolate reductase — MTFDNARGRSTPGRPPRTHPDVSGTPSVVQSLRAHSGAAVPFSVEFNPPRDAAAEARLWRAVRQFERMHPAFVSMTYGAGGSTRDRTVRVTGALAQETTLLPVAHLTAVEHSLAELRSLVGAYADSGIRNILVLRGDPPGDPLGEWHQHPEGVAYAEELVRIVRDLGDFHVGVASFPQGHHRSPDLDSDTAFLAAKLRAGAEYSITQMFFDVEHYLRLRDRIAKFDPIEGAKPIIPELMPITSLRTVARAEELCGRALPASVLDRLNKAAGDAPDGNQAAVREVGIEIATEMAQRLIDEGAPCLHFITLNFAKATTEVLTNLGYGVTAAPMSA; from the coding sequence GTGACTTTCGACAATGCGCGGGGACGATCGACCCCAGGCCGTCCGCCCCGGACGCACCCGGACGTCTCTGGAACACCCTCGGTTGTGCAGAGTCTGCGGGCCCATTCGGGTGCCGCCGTGCCGTTCTCCGTGGAGTTCAATCCGCCGCGTGACGCCGCCGCCGAGGCGCGCCTCTGGCGTGCCGTCCGCCAATTCGAGCGGATGCATCCCGCGTTCGTCTCGATGACCTACGGCGCGGGCGGCTCGACCCGCGACCGCACCGTGCGGGTCACCGGCGCGCTGGCGCAGGAGACCACGCTGCTGCCGGTGGCGCATCTGACCGCCGTCGAGCACAGCCTGGCCGAGTTGCGCTCGCTGGTCGGCGCCTACGCCGATTCGGGCATCCGCAACATCCTGGTGCTGCGCGGTGATCCGCCCGGTGATCCGCTCGGCGAGTGGCACCAGCATCCCGAGGGCGTCGCCTACGCCGAGGAACTGGTGCGCATCGTGCGCGACCTCGGCGACTTCCACGTCGGCGTCGCCTCGTTCCCGCAGGGTCACCACCGCTCACCCGACCTGGACTCCGACACCGCCTTCCTGGCCGCGAAACTGCGTGCGGGCGCGGAGTATTCGATCACCCAGATGTTCTTCGACGTCGAGCACTACCTGCGGCTGCGTGATCGGATCGCGAAGTTCGACCCGATCGAGGGCGCCAAGCCGATCATCCCCGAGCTGATGCCGATCACCTCGCTGCGCACCGTGGCCAGGGCCGAGGAACTGTGCGGCCGTGCGCTGCCCGCGTCGGTACTCGACCGGCTGAACAAGGCCGCGGGCGACGCACCCGACGGGAACCAGGCCGCGGTGCGCGAGGTCGGCATCGAGATCGCCACCGAGATGGCGCAGCGGCTGATCGACGAGGGCGCCCCCTGCCTGCACTTCATCACGCTGAACTTCGCCAAGGCGACCACCGAGGTGCTCACCAACCTCGGTTACGGCGTCACCGCGGCCCCGATGAGCGCGTAA
- a CDS encoding CocE/NonD family hydrolase, with protein sequence MRNTAARRGTRWFVGALALLAVSQLLVAPGAPAAPEGAAEWTALHDGPQRYPSMHIEWDVPITMSDGTVLKANVYRPADANGPVATPLPTIVNLTPYTKLLSMIAQTALSIPVLSDAVVGFLRDFELPGTPLEALTDATRVAGGGFGRAFAVDPNLVRSGYTQVVVDVRGTGFSQGIWEPWGPKDQQDTPEVIAWAAAQPWSDGNIGMTGASYSGINQVQAAEKQPPALKAIVPVVPGNDLVRDMIAPGGAAIGILLPYLLAVNAAKLMPDLMSLLQGRFDTQWLADRLASPMSFMDVGIQTMTTNSFDAIPPQLEQVLDPASPIRQAWLGHPERITVPTLVIGGWHDNFVNGEPRIYQDIPLPPGQKQLIMGNSYHVNAGFDMRGKSGEPPRIDVLQRVWFDKWLKGIDNGIDSYGPVTMWQQGGGWTSAEQFPRPAASHRRLYLAATPSGTTSTSVHDGTLTTAPTSETTRLTVAPGLASLCSADSVQGTAGLLVFTGCGKDARVQELSGLTFTSPPVAEPTTISGPISVHLNTVHDATDGYWTATLNDVAPDGRSVTLSTGQLLTSMRAVDEGKSRRSPDGAYTDPYPLLSLAARQPAVPGEPTQLDLGLAATDAILQPGHRLRIDIFAGNYPKGLPIRPMLDATELKPQHLQLDPSTPSYVNVPLAGAPGW encoded by the coding sequence ATGAGGAATACCGCTGCCCGCCGGGGAACCCGCTGGTTCGTCGGAGCGCTCGCCCTGCTCGCGGTTTCACAGCTGCTGGTGGCGCCCGGCGCACCGGCGGCACCCGAGGGCGCGGCGGAGTGGACGGCGCTGCACGATGGGCCGCAGCGGTATCCGTCTATGCACATCGAGTGGGATGTGCCGATCACGATGAGCGACGGCACGGTGCTGAAGGCGAATGTGTACCGCCCGGCGGACGCGAACGGTCCGGTCGCGACGCCACTGCCGACCATCGTGAACCTGACGCCTTACACGAAGCTGTTGTCGATGATCGCGCAAACCGCGCTGTCCATACCGGTGCTCTCGGACGCGGTGGTCGGATTCCTTCGCGACTTCGAGTTGCCCGGCACGCCATTGGAAGCCCTGACCGACGCCACGCGGGTGGCGGGTGGCGGGTTCGGGCGCGCTTTCGCAGTGGACCCCAACCTGGTTCGCAGCGGCTACACCCAGGTCGTCGTAGATGTGCGGGGAACCGGCTTCTCCCAAGGGATCTGGGAACCGTGGGGGCCAAAGGACCAGCAGGACACCCCGGAAGTCATCGCCTGGGCAGCCGCCCAGCCGTGGTCGGACGGCAACATCGGCATGACCGGTGCCTCTTATTCGGGAATCAACCAGGTACAGGCGGCCGAAAAGCAGCCGCCCGCACTGAAAGCCATCGTGCCGGTGGTTCCGGGCAACGATCTGGTGCGCGACATGATCGCCCCGGGCGGCGCGGCCATCGGCATCCTGCTCCCCTACCTGCTGGCGGTCAACGCGGCCAAGCTGATGCCGGACCTCATGTCGCTGCTGCAAGGCAGATTCGACACGCAGTGGCTCGCCGATCGGCTGGCCAGCCCGATGTCGTTCATGGACGTCGGGATTCAGACGATGACCACCAATTCCTTCGACGCAATTCCCCCGCAACTGGAGCAGGTACTCGATCCGGCGAGTCCGATCCGCCAGGCCTGGCTCGGGCATCCCGAACGCATCACCGTACCCACCTTGGTGATCGGCGGCTGGCACGACAACTTCGTGAACGGGGAACCCCGGATCTACCAGGACATTCCGCTGCCGCCCGGGCAGAAGCAGCTGATCATGGGCAACAGCTACCACGTGAACGCGGGCTTCGACATGCGCGGCAAGTCCGGCGAGCCACCCCGCATCGATGTGCTGCAGCGCGTGTGGTTCGACAAGTGGCTCAAGGGCATCGACAACGGCATCGACAGCTACGGGCCGGTGACGATGTGGCAGCAGGGCGGCGGCTGGACCAGCGCCGAGCAGTTCCCCCGGCCGGCTGCGAGCCACCGGCGGCTGTACCTCGCCGCGACGCCGAGCGGCACCACCAGCACCAGCGTGCACGACGGAACCCTCACCACCGCACCCACTTCCGAGACGACGCGACTCACCGTCGCCCCCGGCCTTGCCAGCCTGTGCTCGGCCGACTCGGTTCAGGGCACCGCGGGCCTCCTGGTCTTCACCGGCTGCGGCAAGGACGCCAGGGTGCAGGAACTCAGCGGGCTCACCTTCACCAGCCCGCCGGTGGCCGAGCCGACAACGATCTCCGGACCGATCTCGGTGCATTTGAACACCGTGCACGACGCCACCGACGGCTACTGGACCGCGACGCTGAACGATGTTGCCCCCGATGGCCGTTCGGTCACGCTGAGCACCGGTCAGCTGCTGACCTCGATGCGCGCCGTCGACGAAGGCAAAAGCCGCCGGTCGCCCGACGGGGCTTACACCGATCCGTATCCGCTACTGTCCCTGGCCGCCCGACAGCCCGCTGTCCCCGGCGAGCCCACCCAGCTCGACCTCGGCCTCGCCGCCACCGACGCGATTTTGCAACCCGGACACCGGCTTCGGATCGACATCTTCGCGGGCAACTACCCAAAGGGCCTGCCCATCCGCCCCATGCTGGACGCCACCGAGCTCAAACCCCAACACCTGCAACTGGACCCATCGACGCCCAGCTACGTCAACGTCCCACTCGCGGGCGCGCCGGGCTGGTAG
- a CDS encoding LLM class flavin-dependent oxidoreductase, with translation MTVPLSILDLSPISAGSTAQQALRNTIDLAQHAEQWGYHRYWLAEHHFVSVASSASITLIGLVAAATSRIRVGSAAVQVGHHTSASIVEAFGTIDALYPGRLDLGLGRSGHRRSQYGSEPSHPKGSHPKVDTATGRTTIRDGVVVPPPFDPGRIADRSKFLASISALQQRGAQPLDFAEQVDEVRALLGGHFVSPEGVALHAVPGEGAQVELWLFGSSGGESAVLAGQLGLPFVAAYHVSPGTALDAVDAYRTAFRPSDRLAEPYVVVSADVVVAGDDAAAHRLAATYGHWVHSIRSGAGAADYLDPATATPLTPEQHRLVADRLATQFVGAPGTVVERLAALQHVTGADELLVTSVTHRHADRLASHRLLAEAWGLRAARAA, from the coding sequence ATGACGGTCCCACTATCGATCCTCGATCTGTCCCCGATCAGCGCCGGATCCACCGCGCAGCAGGCGTTGCGCAACACCATCGATCTCGCGCAGCACGCGGAACAGTGGGGCTACCACCGTTATTGGCTCGCCGAGCACCACTTCGTCTCGGTGGCCAGTTCCGCGTCGATCACGTTGATCGGACTGGTCGCGGCGGCCACTTCGCGAATTCGGGTGGGGTCGGCGGCCGTTCAGGTCGGCCACCACACCTCGGCGTCGATCGTGGAAGCATTCGGCACCATCGACGCGCTGTATCCGGGCCGCCTCGACCTCGGGCTCGGCCGGTCGGGCCATCGCCGCAGCCAGTACGGATCGGAACCGTCGCACCCGAAGGGCAGTCACCCCAAGGTCGACACGGCCACCGGGCGGACCACCATCCGAGACGGCGTGGTGGTTCCGCCGCCGTTCGATCCGGGCCGGATCGCCGACCGCTCCAAGTTCCTCGCCTCGATCAGCGCGCTGCAACAGCGCGGCGCGCAGCCGCTGGACTTCGCCGAACAGGTCGACGAGGTGCGCGCGCTGCTCGGCGGGCACTTCGTGAGCCCGGAAGGTGTTGCCCTGCATGCCGTTCCGGGCGAGGGCGCACAGGTGGAGCTGTGGTTGTTCGGCAGCTCGGGTGGCGAGAGCGCGGTGCTCGCCGGTCAGCTCGGGCTGCCGTTCGTGGCGGCCTATCACGTGTCCCCCGGTACCGCCCTGGACGCCGTCGATGCCTACCGCACGGCCTTCCGCCCGTCCGATCGGCTGGCCGAGCCGTACGTGGTGGTCTCGGCGGATGTGGTCGTCGCCGGTGACGACGCCGCCGCGCACCGCCTCGCCGCCACCTACGGCCACTGGGTGCACAGCATCCGCAGCGGAGCGGGCGCCGCCGACTACCTCGACCCGGCCACCGCCACCCCGCTGACCCCGGAGCAGCACCGCCTCGTCGCCGACCGCCTGGCCACCCAATTCGTCGGCGCGCCTGGCACTGTCGTCGAGCGGCTGGCAGCACTGCAGCACGTCACCGGCGCCGACGAACTCCTGGTCACCAGCGTCACCCACCGGCACGCCGACCGGTTGGCATCGCACCGTCTGCTCGCCGAGGCATGGGGACTGCGCGCGGCCCGCGCCGCCTGA
- a CDS encoding DUF1684 domain-containing protein, which produces MTTSISTVFETEWARWQHAREEQLRDPLGFLSLTGLHWLTDQPERLPDLPGTWWVTDNKVFITAQPADRLTFDGVGIAGVQIIKPAEGAPGLSVRHEHRVLEVIRRTGRYGVRVHDPAAPTLLSFDGIPSYAPDPRWVVPGRFTPFDEPRAVTTGAVIDGLEHHHTASGTIEFSIGEATERVIAFGDPADLRLLFTDATSGITTYPAARSLAVGPPDAHGTVRLDFNRAANLPCAFTDFATCPLAPAENRLRVAIEAGEQHPRLGRNS; this is translated from the coding sequence ATGACAACCAGCATCAGCACCGTTTTCGAAACCGAGTGGGCCCGGTGGCAGCACGCCAGGGAAGAGCAGCTGCGCGACCCGCTCGGCTTCCTCAGCCTGACCGGATTGCATTGGCTCACCGACCAACCCGAGCGGCTGCCCGACCTGCCCGGCACCTGGTGGGTCACCGACAACAAGGTGTTCATCACCGCACAGCCCGCCGACCGTTTGACGTTCGACGGCGTCGGCATCGCGGGCGTGCAGATCATCAAGCCCGCCGAGGGTGCGCCGGGACTCAGTGTGCGGCACGAGCATCGGGTGCTCGAGGTGATCCGCCGCACCGGCCGGTACGGGGTACGGGTGCACGATCCGGCCGCGCCGACGCTGCTGAGTTTCGACGGCATTCCCAGCTACGCACCCGACCCGCGCTGGGTCGTGCCAGGCCGGTTCACCCCGTTCGACGAGCCGCGTGCGGTGACCACCGGTGCGGTGATCGACGGACTCGAGCACCACCACACCGCCTCGGGCACCATCGAATTCAGCATCGGCGAGGCCACCGAGCGAGTCATCGCGTTCGGCGATCCCGCCGACCTTCGACTGCTGTTCACCGACGCCACGAGCGGTATCACCACCTATCCGGCGGCGCGCTCGCTCGCCGTCGGCCCGCCGGACGCGCACGGCACGGTGCGCCTCGACTTCAATCGCGCGGCGAATCTGCCCTGCGCTTTCACCGATTTCGCGACCTGCCCGCTCGCGCCCGCGGAAAACCGGCTGCGGGTGGCCATCGAAGCGGGCGAACAGCATCCACGGCTGGGGAGGAATTCATGA